Proteins co-encoded in one Oreochromis aureus strain Israel breed Guangdong linkage group 3, ZZ_aureus, whole genome shotgun sequence genomic window:
- the LOC120435349 gene encoding heavy metal-binding protein HIP-like, whose protein sequence is MCNGPGKRDKVQHSLRSLAPLVFVFSTLTLTPLHATRETDRGHGRVREPEHKRTADIHAVLRELTASVAEQKVRITFLENENQDQAAKLERQNTETDQLKLQSKEQAAKLETEINQLQLQSEEQARKLDTEIDQLKLQSEEQVAKLESQKAEIDQLKHELQAQKVAFSASLVEQGGGPYTGPFNTETTLIFKRVVTNIGNAYNPSTGIFTAPVRGVYNFELTLHGHGDNAYPTSARLFMNKELIFTAWEHQATHSPSASNGGSLLLDAQDQVYVRLWPGARIFDDYNHHTTFRGHLLFTM, encoded by the exons ATGTGCAATGGTCCAGGGAAAAGGGACAAAGTCCAACACTCACTGCGCTCACTCGCTCCTCTCGTATTTGTTTTCAgcacactcactctcactccACTCCACGCCACCAGGGAAACAGATCGGGGTCACGGACGAGTCCGAGAACCTGAGCACAAGAGAACTGCG GACATCCATGCTGTGCTCAGAGAGCTGACCGCATCAGTGGCTGAACAGAAAGTGAGGATCACATTTCTGGAAAATGAGAATCAAG ATCAGGCAGCAAAGCTGGAGAGACAGAACACTGAGACTGACCAACTGAAGCTGCAGTCCAAAG aacaaGCAGCAAAGCTGGAGACTGAGATTaaccagctgcagctgcagtcagAAG AACAAGCAAGAAAGCTGGATACTGAGATTGACCAGCTGAAGCTGCAGTCAGAAG AACAAGTAGCAAAACTGGAGAGTCAGAAAGCTGAGATTGACCAGTTGAAGCACGAACTACAAG CCCAAAAGGTGGCTTTCTCAGCCTCTCTGGTGGAGCAAGGTGGTGGACCTTATACTGGACCATTTAACACAGAGACTACTCTGATCTTCAAACGCGTTGTCACAAACATTGGAAATGCCTACAACCCATCCACAG GTATTTTCACTGCACCAGTGAGAGGAGTCTACAACTTTGAGTTGACCCTGCATGGACACGGAGACAATGCATATCCTACATCTGCTAGGTTGTTCATGAATAAAGAGCTCATTTTTACGGCATGGGAACATCAGGCAACACATTCTCCAAGTGCCTCTAATGGTGGCTCACTGCTTCTAGATGCTCAAGATCAGGTGTATGTGCGCCTCTGGCCTGGTGCAAGGATATTTGATGATTACAATCATCATACCACCTTCAGAGGTCATCTGCTTTTCACCATGTGA